In Gallaecimonas pentaromativorans, the following are encoded in one genomic region:
- a CDS encoding YceK/YidQ family lipoprotein, with the protein MSARPLCWASALLACLQLGGCGSTLRYAFDDSPNPCSKTGYIYGGTRIDGMLIGNSFTGPDRSAALGAFGLVDLPFSLVMDTLLLPLAIPLESHYHSACQQQKVADTTKSATP; encoded by the coding sequence ATGAGCGCCCGCCCCCTTTGTTGGGCCAGCGCCTTGCTCGCCTGCCTGCAACTTGGCGGCTGTGGCAGCACCTTACGCTACGCCTTCGACGACAGCCCCAACCCCTGTAGTAAAACCGGTTACATCTATGGCGGCACCCGCATTGACGGCATGTTGATTGGCAACAGCTTTACCGGCCCAGACCGCTCAGCCGCCCTCGGCGCCTTTGGCCTGGTTGACCTGCCTTTTAGCCTGGTCATGGACACCCTGCTGCTGCCCCTGGCCATTCCCCTCGAAAGCCACTACCACAGCGCCTGCCAACAACAAAAAGTCGCCGACACCACAAAAAGCGCAACGCCTTAA